tagtactaggtgtagtactaggtgcagtactaggtgtagtactaggtgtagtactaggtgcagtactaggtgtagtactaggtgcagtactaggtgtagtactagatgcagtactaggtgtagtactaggtgtagtactaggtgtagtactaggtgcagtactaggtgcagtactaggtgcagtactaggtgtagtactaggtgcagtactaggtgtagtactaggtgtagtactaggtgcagtactaggtgtagtactaggtgcagtactaggtgtagtactagatgcagtactaggtgtagtactaggtgtagtactaggtgtagtactaggtgcagtactaggtgcagtactaggtgcagtactaggtgtagtactaggtgcagtactaggtgtagtactaggtgtagtactaggtgtgatcagtagaggtggtactaggtgtagtactaggtgcagtactaggtgtagtactaggtgcagtactaggtgcagtactaggtgtagtactagatgcagtactaggtgtagtactaggtgtagtactaggtgtagtactaggtgcagtactaggtgtagtactaggtgtagtactaggtgcagtactaggtgtagtactaggtgcagtactaggtgtagtactagatgcagtactaggtgtagtactaggtgtagtactaggtgtagtactaggtgcagtactaggtgcagtactaggtgtagtactagatgtagtactaggtgtagtactaggtgtagtactaggtgtagtactaggtgcagtactagatgcagtactaggtgtagtactaggtgtagtactagatgcagtactaggtgtagtactaggtgtagtactaggtgcagtactaggtgcagtactaggtgtagtactaggtgtagtactagatgcagtactaggtgtagtactaggtgcagtactagatgcagtactaggtgtagtactaggtgcagtactaggtgcagtactaggtgtagtactaggtgtagtactaggtgtagtactaggtgtagtactaggtgtagtactaggtgcagtactaggtgcagtactaggtgtagtactaggtgtagtactagatgcagtactaggtgtagtactaggtgtagtactaggtgtagtactaggtgcagtactagatgcagtactaggtgtagtactaggtgtagtactaggtgtagtactaggtgcagtactaggtgcagtactaggtgtagtactaggtgcagtactagatgcagtactaggtgtagtactaggtgcagtactaggtgtagtactaggtgcagtactaggtgtagtactaggtgtagtactaggtgcagtactaggtgcagtactaggtgtagtactaggtgcagtactaggtgcagtactaggtgtagtactaggtgtagtactaggtgtgatcagtagaggtggtactagtagtactagtagtatataggtgcagtactaggtgtgatcagtagaggtggtactagtagtactaggtgtagtactaggtgtagtactaggtgtagtactaggtgtgatcagtaggGGGTTTTCAGCTGTGTGTTAAAGTAGattaagggggggggggggtgttaacAGGTTGTGACGTAGAGGAGCCGCATGCGCTGCTgaacactgactcactgactcAGATCAGCTGCTCGGTGAAGAAGAACAGAACAGCTCTACTGATACCTCCAGACCTCCACACAACcctcactcctcctctctctgtctctctaccggAGCACCGGAGAACAACCGGAGAACAACCGGAGAACAACCGGAGAACGACCGGAGAACAACCGGAGAGTCTTGATGTCTTCTCAGATCTTCTGCTGCGCGTGAACCGGACGGCCGCTGACATGGCGTCATACCTGCAGGTGAGCTGGGGGGGGCATGTTGTTGCGAactgtgtgtgcgcgtgcgtgcgtgcgtgtgtgtggttgtggttgtgcGCGTTGTAAGCCTGTCATGATGGAGGGCAGGTGTCACGAGCTTCAGCGTGTGATATCCGTTAACCCTTTAATGTCTAATGTCCGTGGTGCGCGTGCTGGAGAGATAAACAGGTGGCGAGGCAAAGTGCGTCAACACGCGACTCTGGCGTGTCTGGCGCAGGTATCGGTCCGTCGGTCCGTCGgtccgtgctgcagagatgaaCACATCTAATTGTTCTGGTTGCAGATCGCTGATGATGAGAAAGGTCTGGAGCTGGATCTGTTCTGCGTCCCCAGACATTATGAGAACGACCTGGACAGAGTGATCATCCCTCATGGACTCATCATGGACAGGTGaggctgtctctctctgtctgtctctgctcgCTGCTCTCACAGCAGAGAGCTATAAACTGGATTTATTTgacaaatccctgcagccacaTGACATCCTGCCgggcatgtgcatgtgcatgggcatgtgcatgtgcatttgCATGTAGatttgaatgtgaatgtgagGAGTCTTAAAGGTCCAGAGCAGTCAGTGCTGCTGTGAAATGCTCTGTAAGCAATTCTGTTTAAGTGCAATGTCACTCTGTAAATgattatggaggacggaacctggcaaaataaataaataaatatgtcattaaatgtagcaaaaagaatattcaaaataaatgtagccattcattgatcaaatgtgacataaattgatatttctgatttaattttcttctttatttatcttggtattaattcccttatttatttactattctgtttaatttccctgtcatttttgtttttctaatttaTTCTGTCCCTTTTgaacttatttttttacttattttatatacattttttacatgtatgtatttatttatttatttccacacgatttttccctttgcatttcaacctcccccccccccccaggacAGAGCGTCTGGCCCGTGACATAATCCGAGACATGGGGGGACACCACATCGTGGCTCTGTGCGTGCTCAAAGGAGGCTACAAGTTCTTCGCAGACCTGCTGGACTACATTAAAGCTCTGAACCAGAACAACGATAAATCAGTGCCCCTCACAGTGGACTTCATCAGAGTGAAGAGCTACTGCGTAAGCAAGCTGCCTCTCATCTCATTTACAGGAACCACTCTCtcgctctgtctgtgtctctgtgtgtctctgtgtgtgtgtgtgtgtggccactGCAGCATTCAACGTAGGAAATGTGAACACATGGAAACATGGAATGTAGATTCGGGAGGATTTTTCTAGTGATTCTAGCAAAACAAATAAGAAGAGGTTGATCTGAGGttaatctcagattttttgttccaacaaaaaagaagactgtatttcagtctgtggggtggatttgtggaatgggttaggtgatggattgaaggggagcacaaatataaatcaatttaaaaagctatacaaaaacgatatttttgggaggtatatggttgaggaagagttgtgttaaaggttggttatatactttttgtgggttgtaaataaacttgggatgcaaataaatctgggatagtttttatattatattatcattctatgatatatgagttaatagaggagaagtgagaaaggggtagggtaatataagtttttcttccacctactccttttcggacactataacgcttgttttgtttgttattattttgtatctgtttttacttattatatgttcgaaataaagtctttcattcattcataatcTGAGGTTAATCTGACGTGAATCTGAGGTTGATCTGAGGTTGATCTGAGGTGAATCTGAGGTTAATCTGACGTGAATCTGAGGTTGATCTGAGGTTAATCTGAGGTTAATCTGAGTTTAATCTGAGGTGGATGATGTCGTCTCCTCTTTGTGTCACCCAGAATGACAAATCAACAAACAATGTCCGAGTCATCGGAGGAGACGAGCTGTCCAATCTCTCAGGAAAGGTTCGTCCACTGGAGTCTGTCAGTTTCAAACACTTCAACTACAGTCTGTCAGTCTGACAGCATATGGCTCTATACCTCATCAActgtcctctcttctcttctctcctcttctcttctcttttctttctgcagAACGTGTTGATTGTAGAGGTGAGACCTTTCTTTTGTATTCTGTTTGGGCGATATGGATAAaatcagtaaatgtatatttatattgggatcaggttcaggtgactttatttggaccctaggtagatttgttttgcagcaaaaatagaGGA
The nucleotide sequence above comes from Sebastes fasciatus isolate fSebFas1 chromosome 4, fSebFas1.pri, whole genome shotgun sequence. Encoded proteins:
- the hprt1l gene encoding hypoxanthine phosphoribosyltransferase 1, like isoform X1; translation: MASYLQIADDEKGLELDLFCVPRHYENDLDRVIIPHGLIMDRTERLARDIIRDMGGHHIVALCVLKGGYKFFADLLDYIKALNQNNDKSVPLTVDFIRVKSYCNDKSTNNVRVIGGDELSNLSGKVRPLESDIVETGRTMQTLLSLLSECNPKMVKVVSLLVKRTPRSSGYRPDYIGFEVPDAFLVGYALDYNEYFRDLSHICILNEEAKEKYRV
- the hprt1l gene encoding hypoxanthine phosphoribosyltransferase 1, like isoform X2, encoding MDSSWTERLARDIIRDMGGHHIVALCVLKGGYKFFADLLDYIKALNQNNDKSVPLTVDFIRVKSYCNDKSTNNVRVIGGDELSNLSGKVRPLESDIVETGRTMQTLLSLLSECNPKMVKVVSLLVKRTPRSSGYRPDYIGFEVPDAFLVGYALDYNEYFRDLSHICILNEEAKEKYRV